One window from the genome of uncultured Tateyamaria sp. encodes:
- a CDS encoding S-methyl-5'-thioadenosine phosphorylase: protein MTQTKIAVIGGSGIYDIDGLEEAEWTTVDSPWGAASDQILTGTRDGVAMAFLPRHGRGHVHSPTTVPYRANIDALKRLGCTDVISVSACGSFREEMAPGDFVIVDQFIDRTFAREKSFFGTGCVAHVSVAHPTCPRLSDACETAARSAGIQVHRGGTYLAMEGPQFSTLAESKMYHESWGADVIGMTNMPEAKLAREAELCYASVAMITDYDSWHPDHGEVDVTQIIQTLMGNADKGRALVKGLPTLLGVDRAPCPHGCDRALEFAILTQPDNRDPALMAKLDAVAGRML from the coding sequence ATGACCCAGACCAAAATCGCCGTGATCGGCGGCTCCGGCATCTATGATATCGACGGGCTGGAGGAGGCGGAATGGACCACCGTCGACAGCCCCTGGGGCGCGGCGTCGGATCAGATCCTCACCGGTACGCGGGACGGCGTCGCCATGGCCTTTCTGCCGCGCCACGGACGGGGGCATGTGCACTCACCGACCACCGTGCCCTACCGTGCCAATATCGACGCGCTGAAGCGTCTTGGATGCACGGATGTGATCTCGGTCTCGGCCTGCGGCAGTTTCCGGGAAGAGATGGCGCCGGGTGATTTTGTCATTGTAGATCAATTCATTGACCGGACCTTTGCCCGCGAGAAGTCGTTTTTCGGGACGGGCTGTGTCGCCCACGTGTCGGTTGCCCACCCCACCTGCCCGCGCCTCAGCGATGCCTGCGAAACAGCCGCCAGGAGCGCGGGCATCCAGGTGCATCGCGGCGGGACGTATCTGGCGATGGAAGGGCCACAGTTCTCGACCCTTGCCGAGAGCAAGATGTACCATGAAAGCTGGGGGGCGGACGTGATTGGCATGACCAACATGCCTGAGGCAAAACTCGCCCGCGAGGCAGAGCTGTGCTATGCTTCCGTCGCCATGATCACCGACTATGACAGTTGGCATCCAGACCATGGCGAAGTCGACGTAACCCAAATCATTCAAACACTTATGGGCAATGCCGACAAGGGCCGCGCACTGGTCAAAGGGCTGCCCACGCTGCTGGGGGTCGACCGCGCGCCCTGCCCGCACGGCTGTGACCGGGCGCTGGAATTCGCGATCCT